From the Ferroacidibacillus organovorans genome, the window TTCATGAACCGCCGTATGCGGACCCGCATGTACGGTGGTGTGAGAGGTCGGGGGCTAGGCGCCCCCTCCTACTCGATTGCAAATAGACAGCATTACACAAAACGGGAAGCCAGTTCTAGGATTGAAAAAAGGATCAGACGCAAGTTCAGATAACAGGAATAGGAGTGATTCGATTTTCGCGACGATCCCTATCCGTTTGCGGCGAGAAGGGTGAGAGTAGAGGAAGGGGTTTTGGTGTGAGAAGAAAAACGACTGCAAAATGGTGTGTGCCGCGTCGCGCGCCACAATTTGCCATGGTTGGCACGATGATTCTTGCAGCGGTATTTTTCGTGGCGGGCTGTGATCCGACGAGTCTTTCGAGCGATCCGGCCGTGCCTGTCGCGACCGTTGAGCGGGGAATGACGCTGCTTTGGGGTCCGGAAATCAAGGAGGAGGCATTGCAGATGATTCAACAGAGCACCGTGTTTTGTCATCTCACGATGTATGAACTTGGTGATCAGGATCTTCTTGACAGTTTGCGAAAGGCAAAGCAAAGAGGAGTTGACGTCAAGATCATTCTGGATGCGTCAGAACCCCATTCGCAGACAATCGCGCTCCCCTTTCTTCGAAAATACCACATTCCAGTCAGCCTGCTCACGATACCTGGTGGAATATCTCATATCAAGTCACTTGTCACGGAAAATTCAACAGGTCTTCACGCTCTGATGGGCGGGATGAACTTTGGGCCGTACAGCTGGGAGAATCATGACGCGTCAGTCTATATTGACCACGCTGAAACCGGTTTTGAGGGGCTTTTTCAACAAGATGCCGCGCGTGCGAATGGCTGGCCTGAAGCAAATGTCGCGTATCCACTGCCACTGCTTTATGATGGCCAGATCGAACCGGCGATGCTCGAGGCAATTGCGGGTGCAAAACACACGGTTGATGTAGAGGCATTTGCACTTACGAGCAGGGATTTTCTCACGGCGTTGGAAACAGCCGCGGCGCGCGGCGTCACCGTACGCGTCTTGCTTGACGCAAAACAGAGTTACAATCACCGCAGCGCGGCCCGGCTTTTGCGCGCAGGAATTTCTGTCAAGTACTATACACCGTACCAAGGGGAGTATCTTCATGCAAAGATTGTGAATATCGATCAAGGGCGTATCCTCTTTGTCGGTTCAGCCAATTTTTCCTACCACGGTTTTTCTGTCAATCACGAAGGGGATCTGGAATTGACGTTTGTGCCGCGCATGGGGTCGGTGGTCGCGAGCGATTTTAACACACAGTGGGGTCGCGGCGGTGACGTTGCGGCTTCTGCAAGTGGTCAATACGGTTCTTCGGCTACTTACTAACCAAGAAGCGCAACAATGGTTCTCATGAGGCTAGTTCAGGGGCTGTGAATGCGCTATGATGAGATCCATGGGAGAATTTCAAGAGTACAAGCGAAAAACATGGATAAGTTCGTGGGGCGCGTTTGATCGTTTTGCCGTTGATTGGGTGATTCACAACCAGTGGCGGCAGCGCTATTTACACGTGTGGATGAAGTGGCTTGCCCGGATCGGGGCATGGCTTATGATCGTTGTAATGATTTTATTCATGTTATGGAGAATACTCTTTTTTTCGGATCTCTCGACGATTTCTGAAGTTCTTGGAGCGATGTTTTCAGCGGTTTGCACAAAGCTTCTGATTGATGTGATTGCCGTGAAAGTTGGCAGAGTGAGACCTTTTGTCAAACGCAGATTGACTCCGTCTGTGAGAAAGGATGAACAAGATCCATCCTTTCCTTCGAATCACGCGGGGGGCGCCTTTGCGTTGGCTGGATACCTTGCATTTCACTTTTCTCCTCTGGCCCCGTTTCTTTATGTGATCGCAGTGGGATTGGCTGTCTCTCGCGTTTTTTGCGCTTTTGCACTACCCGAGCGATCTGGTGGCTGGGGCGGGCGTGGGACGCTTGTGGCATTTTTAGTTTCTCTGTTTTTGTCATAGACGACCGGGGAATGGGAATCCTCTCTTAATAAGCGCTCACGGAGAGGGTGATTTTCATTCGCGCTGCACTGTTACAAGTGATGGCTGTATGTTCAATCCTTGCGAGTACAGGCTTTGCGGCGGTTGCGCACGCAGAAGAATTTCATGTGGCCATTACGACAAGAGGATTTGTTCCAAACGAACTTCACGCTACAGACAAGGGCCCGATACGCATTGATATTGTGAATCAAACCCGGCAGGTTCATAATTTTGTCCTGCCGAAATTCTATCTGTTTACGCAGAATCTGCAACCGAATGAAAAAACGTACGTTTCGTTCGTGCCAGACAAGACGGGGCGTTTTGAGTACTATTCAGATACAGGAGGAAAAAAGGAACAGGGTTATATAGGATATCTGCAAATTGATCACAAGTGAGATGCGACCACGCTGAAGACTGTGGGAGTTTGAGATTCTGCGTGGTCGCACATGTCAAATAGTATCTAACCTAATAAAACCTCGAGCTTTCTTCCACCCAGAATATGGTAGTGGAGGTGAAAGACGGTTTGCCCTGCCTCTTCCCCAACATTCGTAATCACTCGAAACCCAGTTTCATATACACCTGTTATTTTTGCAACAGCGACGACCGCCTCTTGCAGCGCAGTAAGCAAAGTTCCATCTGCTGAATCAAGTTCCACAACGGATTGTAGATGTGTTTTTGGTATAATCAAGACATGCGTCGGTGCCATCTTTGCAATGTCTTCAAAAGCCATGACGTGTTCATTCTCATAGAGGATGGTAGACGGAAGTTCGCGACGAACAATTTTACAGAAAACGCATGATTCCAACCTTGGTTCACCTCGTCTGGGCGCGACTTCTCAACGCCTCAATATGGATTCAAAGAGATCATAACAAATAGGAGGAAATAACTCTATGCCAGATGATTATCGTGACGGTATCGCGTTTGACGGGGAGAAATTTTTACGGTTAGACGAAGCAAAAGTCCCGCTCGAAGATCGTGCACATCAATTTGGCGACGGAATTTATGAGGTCATTCGTATCTATCAAGGTGCATTTTTTAAGTTGGAAGAGCATATGAAACGTTTTGAGAGGAGCGCGCAGGCCATCTCGCTTACACTCCCCTATGAGATGCCAAAGATTGTTGAGTTGATCGAGAAAGCACATGAGTTAAGTGGTCTCAGCGAAGCTGCGCTCTATATCCAGGTTTCGCGCGGCGCGGCGCGGCGCGATCACCCATTTCCGGATGCGGTGGCCCGCCTCACCATGACGGTGCGGCCTGTGAAGACAGAATCAACGAGTGCCTTGCGCCATCAAGGACAGCGTGTCAAGACGACGGAAGACATTCGCTGGTCATGGTGTTACATAAAATCGCTCAATTTATTGCCGAATGTGTTGATGAAACAGCGTGCGCTTGACGAAGGCTTTCACGATGCGATTTTTGTTCGCGACGGGTTGGTTACGGAAGGCACCAGCAGCAACATCGCAATCGTGCGCGGTGGCACTTTGTATACGCATCCAGCGAATCAGTCGATTCTTCACGGGATTACGAGGCAAGTTGTATTGGAACTGGCGCGCGAGCTTTGTATACCTGTTGTCGAATTGGCATTCACTGTAGATGAACTGAAAGAAGCTGATGAAGCGTTTACCATGAGCACGATTGCAGAAATTGTGCCGATTCGACAAGTCAATGAGACGTACATTAGAAACGGAAACGTCGATGAGTTTGTGGTGACGCGCCTTTTGCAGAAGCACTTTGAAGCGCAACATCGTGGAATTTTAATGAAGTGATCGATTGCACGGTTTGAACGCGCTGTACACAGTTGAATATTTGTCACAATGGTCTGACGTAAACATTGACCGATCAGTCAAAAAATCATATTCAAATCAAGGATCCTCTGCTATGATAGATGCAAGAGCAAGGGGGTATTTGGATGAGATCGATAAAGCGCGCCGCAGTGCTCGGCTCTGGAGTCATGGGAGCGGCCATTGCCGGCCATCTTGCAAATGTAGGGATCACGTGTCTTTTGCTTGATATTGTACCTGCAGAGTTGCTTCCTGAAGAGGAAAAGAAAGGGCTTTCACTTTCGGATCGGACAGTGCGGAATCGCTTGGCTGATCGCGCACTTGCAAATTTGCTCAAAGCAAAACCGGCGCCTCTCTATACAAAGGAGCAGGCGGAACGAATTGAAACTGGGAATTTTGAGGATGACTTACAGAGAATCGAAGAGTGTGACTGGGTGATTGAGGTCGTTGTCGAGAATTTGGCGATTAAAAGGCAAGTATTAGAGCGTGTGGATTCCTTTTTAAAACCTGGGACGATCGTCAGTTCCAATACGTCGGGCGTTTCAATTGAAGCAATGGCCGCCGGACGATCGGAAGGATTTCAAAAGAATTTTCTTGGGACACACTTCTTCAATCCCCCCCGCTACATGAAACTCTTGGAAATTATCCCTACAGCACACACTGATCCCGCAATTGTCACAGAGATGGAGACATTTTGTTCGCGCGTTTTGGGAAAAGGCGTGGTGATTGCAAGAGATACACCGAATTTTATTGCAAACCGCATAGGGACGTATGGGTTGCTTGTAACACTGAGGGAAATGGAAAAATCGGGTTTTGGTGTTGATGAAGTGGATACATTGACAGGTCCTGTGATAGGACGTCCCAAAAGTGCCACGTTTCGAACACTTGATCTGGTCGGTTTGGACACGTTTGTTCATGTTGCGAACAACGTACTAGAACATTCTGCGAATGAACATGAGCGAGATGTGTTTACGGTGCCTGAGCCGATTTTAGATATGGTCGCCAAAGGGTATCTCGGAGACAAAAATGGTCAGGGTTTCTTCAAAAAGCAAAAAGATGAAAATGGGACAGAGATCCTCGCCATTGATTTATCTGATTTCACGTATCGACCCCGCCGCAAACTTCGCTCTGTCTCTTTCGAAGCGGCGAAAGTCGCAAGAACGCTGCCTGAGAAACTCTGCGCGCTTGCCTACGGGCAGGATGAGGCGGCAAATTTTGTCTGGAATGTGCTCAAAAAAGTGCTGATCTACAGTGCTTCTCTCGTCGGTGTCATTGCGGATGACATCGTTGCGATTGACAATGCGCTCAAGTGGGGCTTTAACTGGGAGTTTGGCCCATTTGAGACGTGGGATGCGCTTGGACTTGCGCGATCAGTCAAACGAATGGTGGAAGAAGGAGACGACGTTCCCGGCTTTGTGCTTGAGATGGTCGAAAATGGCCAGTCTTTTTATCAAAAGGACAACGGCGTCACAATGTTTCACACTCGGACTGGATACAAGACGCTGACGCAAGGCGCGCGAATCGATCTTTTTGCGCTCATGGCGCAAGGCCGGAAGATTTTTGGCAATAATGGCGCGACACTGCTTGATCTGGGCGATGATGTGGCGTGTCTTCATTTTCACTCTTTGAAGCAGGCGATTGGCGGGGACATGATTTCCATGATGATGCGTTCCGCCGACGAAGTAGAAAAAAATTATCGCGCGCTTGTCATCGGGGCGAATGCGACCAATTTTTGCGTCGGCGCTAACATCATGATGATGCTTACAGAGGCGCAGGATGAAAACTGGGATGAGATTGATCTGATGATCCAACAGTTTCAGCGCGCAACATCACGCATCAAGTTTATGAAGCGACCAGTGGTCGTCGCGCCATACGGACTCACGCTCGGTGGCGGTGCAGAAATTGCGCTTGCAGGTACCGCGATGCAAGCGGCGGCTGAAACGTATCTGGGACTTGTGGAGACAGGGATCGGTTTGATTCCGGGCGGTGGCGGAAACAAGGAATTGCTCATGAGAGTGATGGAAAACGTGCCGGATTATCCGGATGTGCCATTGCTTCCGTTTGTGCAGAGAGCCTTTGAGACGATTGCACTCGCCAAAGTTTCAACATCCGCCCTCGACGCTAAATCGCTCGGTTTTCTCTCTGACCGCGACCGTATCACGGTTGGACAGGATTTTCTCTTATCAGATGCAAAACAGCGGGCGCTCTCGTTGGCTGTCGATTATGTTCCAAAAAAACCTGCGTTTATTCGCGTTGCGGGCGAGAACGGGGCGGCAGCGCTCAAATTGGGTGTCTATGGAATGAGGCGCAGCGGGTACATTTCTGATCACGATGAAAAAGTGGCCAAACAGTTGATCCGCGTCCTGACAGGTGGGCAGGTCCAGGCGGGAACACGTCTTTCTGAACAGGCGCTTCTTGATCTTGAACGAGAGGCATTCTTGTCGCTGTTGGGAGAAGCCAAGACACAGGCGCGGATGCAGTACATGTTGCAGACGGGCAAACCGCTTCGCAATTAAACCTTTGAGATGGGGAGGAGATCATGTGAAAGAAGCGGTTATTGTAGCGGGTGCGCGCAGTGCGATTGGGCGTTCGGGCAGAGGTTCGCTACGGCATACGCGACCCGATGATTTTGGGGCGGCAGTCCTTAAAGAGATGCTTTCACGCGTCGCGTTTGATCCGGCAGAGATTGACGATATTATTTTAGGTTGCGCGACGCCTGAGGCGGAGCAAGGGATGAATATGGCGCGCATCGTTGGACTGCGCGCAGGACTTCCGACAAACGTATCTGGGATGACGATCAATCGCTTTTGCAGTTCGGGTCTTCAGTCGATTGCGCTGGCGGCACATGGCATCATGGCGGGCACGTATGACGCAGTCGTAGCAGGCGGTGTGGAGAGCATGAGCCGTTTGCCGATGGGTGGATATAATCTGTCGCCAAATCCCTATCTCGCAGAAAATTTTCCTGACGCGTACATCTCGATGGGTCACACGGCAGAAGAGGTTGCCCGGCGATTTGGTGTCTCTCGCGAGGATCAGGACGCTTTTGCTTTGCGCAGCCACCGTTTGGCGGCTGCCGCAAATGATGCTGGAAAGCTTGACGCACAAATTGTGCCGCTACAAGTTTCCGTGCAAGAGACGGATGAAGAGGGAAAAACGGTTATCCGCTCTTTTACGTTCTCGCGCGACGAAGGCATACGCAGAGATACGACGCTCAACGCGCTCGCCAAGCTGAAACCTGCTTTTTCGCTGAACGGTTCAGTTACGGCAGGAAACTCATCGCAGACGAGCGACGGGGCGGCAACGGTTCTCATGATGTCGGCAGAACGTGCGGCGCGCGAAGGATTAAAGCCGATTGGGGTGTTTCGCTCCTTTGCGGTGGCGGGAGTGGACCCGGATGTCATGGGGATTGGACCTGTTGCAGCTGTGCCCAAAGCGCTTGAGAAGGCGGGTCTGTCGTTAGCCGATATTGATCTGATTGAGTTAAACGAAGCGTTTGCCGCACAGGCCGTACAGGTGATCCGCGCGCTTGGCATGAATGAGGAGATTGTCAATGTCAATGGCGGGGCGATTGCGATCGGTCATCCACTCGGTTGTACAGGAACGCGGCAGGCTGTTGATCTGCTCGAGGAGTTGAAGCGTCAGAACAAGCGCTATGGCCTTGTCACGATGTGTATCGGCGGCGGTATGGGAGCGGCTGGCGTCATCGAGCGAGTGTAACAGACAGATCCGGGAGGAGAATGAAAAATGGAATCCGTAAAAAATAGAGAGATTGGCGCAGCATTTTTTGTGGAAGAAAGTGATTATAACCTGCTGTTTACGCCCGAAGACTTCAGTGATGAGCATCGCATGATTGCTAAGACAACGGCTGACTTTGTAAATGGGGAAGTGGTTCCTGTCAGCGAACAGCTTGAGCATCAGGATTGGGAACTCACGAAAAAGCTTTTGCAAAAAGCAGGAGATCTCGGTTTGCTGGCGGCGGATGTCCCTGAACAGTATGACGGTCTTGGATTAGACAAAGTGAGCTCTTCGCTGATTGGCGAGTATATGACGCGCGGCAGTTCGTTTGCATTGTCGCACGGCGCGCACGTGGGAATTGGAACGCTTCCCATTGTGTATTTCGGTAATGCTGATCAAAAGCAAAAATATCTTCCAGATCTGGCTTCTGGCAAGCGGTTTGCCGCATATGCGTTGACAGAACCTGGATCGGGTTCGGATGCGCTTGGCGCGCGAACGACTGCGAAATTGTCCCCAGATGGGAAATTCTACATTCTAAACGGGCAAAAGCAGTATATTACAAACTCTGCATTTGCGGATGTGTTTGTCGTCTATGCAAAGATTGATGGCGAAAAATTTTCAGCTTTTATCGTGGAGCGGGATTATCCAGGGGTTAGCACTGGGCCTGAAGAGAAAAAGATGGGTATCAAAGCGTCTTCAACGCGCCCTTTGATCTTGGAAGATGTTCACGTGCCCGTTGAGAATTTATTGGGCGAAGCAGGCAAAGGCCATGTGATCGCGTTTAACATCTTGAACATCGGGCGTTACAAATTGGCGGTAGGCTGCGTCGGTGGCAGCAAAGAGGCGTTGCAGACGGCAGTCGCTTACGCGAAGACACGTGAGCAGTTTAAGCGACCGATCGCTTCCTTTCCTTTAATTGGAGGAAAAATTGCAGATATGGCAGCGCGGACGTTTGTGGCAGAGTCCAGCGCGTATCGCACGACGGGCGCAATCGACGCGGCGCTCTCAGCGGCGGATCTATCTGGCGCAGACGCTGGTCACGTCGCGGCAAAAGCGATTGAGGAGTTTGCGATTGAGTGCTCGATCAACAAAGTATTTGGATCGGAGGCTCTCGATTTTGTCGTTGATGAAGGCGTACAGATTCATGGCGGCGCCGGTTTTATCCAGGATTACCCAATTGAGCGGATGTATCGTGATTCGCGCATCAATCGAATTTTTGAGGGAACAAACGAGATCAACCGCTTGCTTGTCCCGGGCACACTCATGCGAAAGGCGTTAAAGGGCGAGGTGGCACTCTTGCAGGCGGCGACGAAACTGCAGGGTGAGATGATGTCGACGTTAGAACTTCCTGATGAGGATGCAGAGCTTGGCGCTGAGACGTACGCGGTAAACATGACGAGGAAAATCTTTTTGATGGTAGGCGGAATGGCGGTGCAAAAGTACGGGCAGGCGCTTGACCGCGAGCAAGAGGTATTGGCGAATCTTGCAGATCTTGGGATTGCGCTTTACACCATGGAGAGCGCGCTTTTACGCGCGCAAAAAACGGCGGCAAATGGCGGCAGTGGGCGCGCCGCGCTTCAGGCGAATTATGTGAAGCTATTCGTTGCTGAAACGTTCCCGCGCGTTGAGGCGACTGCACGCGATACGCTGGCTGCGATGGAAGAAGGGGACGCACTGAAGACAGCGCTCACCCTTTTGAAAAAACTGACTCGATACACCCCTAAGAATACGGTTTCGCTCAAACGGGCAATCGCAAAAGAAGTTATCGAGGCGGGACGCTATCTCGCTTGACTTACGTGCAGAATCGCTTTGTGTA encodes:
- a CDS encoding aminotransferase class IV, with amino-acid sequence MPDDYRDGIAFDGEKFLRLDEAKVPLEDRAHQFGDGIYEVIRIYQGAFFKLEEHMKRFERSAQAISLTLPYEMPKIVELIEKAHELSGLSEAALYIQVSRGAARRDHPFPDAVARLTMTVRPVKTESTSALRHQGQRVKTTEDIRWSWCYIKSLNLLPNVLMKQRALDEGFHDAIFVRDGLVTEGTSSNIAIVRGGTLYTHPANQSILHGITRQVVLELARELCIPVVELAFTVDELKEADEAFTMSTIAEIVPIRQVNETYIRNGNVDEFVVTRLLQKHFEAQHRGILMK
- a CDS encoding 3-hydroxyacyl-CoA dehydrogenase/enoyl-CoA hydratase family protein; this translates as MRSIKRAAVLGSGVMGAAIAGHLANVGITCLLLDIVPAELLPEEEKKGLSLSDRTVRNRLADRALANLLKAKPAPLYTKEQAERIETGNFEDDLQRIEECDWVIEVVVENLAIKRQVLERVDSFLKPGTIVSSNTSGVSIEAMAAGRSEGFQKNFLGTHFFNPPRYMKLLEIIPTAHTDPAIVTEMETFCSRVLGKGVVIARDTPNFIANRIGTYGLLVTLREMEKSGFGVDEVDTLTGPVIGRPKSATFRTLDLVGLDTFVHVANNVLEHSANEHERDVFTVPEPILDMVAKGYLGDKNGQGFFKKQKDENGTEILAIDLSDFTYRPRRKLRSVSFEAAKVARTLPEKLCALAYGQDEAANFVWNVLKKVLIYSASLVGVIADDIVAIDNALKWGFNWEFGPFETWDALGLARSVKRMVEEGDDVPGFVLEMVENGQSFYQKDNGVTMFHTRTGYKTLTQGARIDLFALMAQGRKIFGNNGATLLDLGDDVACLHFHSLKQAIGGDMISMMMRSADEVEKNYRALVIGANATNFCVGANIMMMLTEAQDENWDEIDLMIQQFQRATSRIKFMKRPVVVAPYGLTLGGGAEIALAGTAMQAAAETYLGLVETGIGLIPGGGGNKELLMRVMENVPDYPDVPLLPFVQRAFETIALAKVSTSALDAKSLGFLSDRDRITVGQDFLLSDAKQRALSLAVDYVPKKPAFIRVAGENGAAALKLGVYGMRRSGYISDHDEKVAKQLIRVLTGGQVQAGTRLSEQALLDLEREAFLSLLGEAKTQARMQYMLQTGKPLRN
- a CDS encoding acyl-CoA dehydrogenase family protein — encoded protein: MESVKNREIGAAFFVEESDYNLLFTPEDFSDEHRMIAKTTADFVNGEVVPVSEQLEHQDWELTKKLLQKAGDLGLLAADVPEQYDGLGLDKVSSSLIGEYMTRGSSFALSHGAHVGIGTLPIVYFGNADQKQKYLPDLASGKRFAAYALTEPGSGSDALGARTTAKLSPDGKFYILNGQKQYITNSAFADVFVVYAKIDGEKFSAFIVERDYPGVSTGPEEKKMGIKASSTRPLILEDVHVPVENLLGEAGKGHVIAFNILNIGRYKLAVGCVGGSKEALQTAVAYAKTREQFKRPIASFPLIGGKIADMAARTFVAESSAYRTTGAIDAALSAADLSGADAGHVAAKAIEEFAIECSINKVFGSEALDFVVDEGVQIHGGAGFIQDYPIERMYRDSRINRIFEGTNEINRLLVPGTLMRKALKGEVALLQAATKLQGEMMSTLELPDEDAELGAETYAVNMTRKIFLMVGGMAVQKYGQALDREQEVLANLADLGIALYTMESALLRAQKTAANGGSGRAALQANYVKLFVAETFPRVEATARDTLAAMEEGDALKTALTLLKKLTRYTPKNTVSLKRAIAKEVIEAGRYLA
- a CDS encoding phospholipase D-like domain-containing protein, which produces MRRKTTAKWCVPRRAPQFAMVGTMILAAVFFVAGCDPTSLSSDPAVPVATVERGMTLLWGPEIKEEALQMIQQSTVFCHLTMYELGDQDLLDSLRKAKQRGVDVKIILDASEPHSQTIALPFLRKYHIPVSLLTIPGGISHIKSLVTENSTGLHALMGGMNFGPYSWENHDASVYIDHAETGFEGLFQQDAARANGWPEANVAYPLPLLYDGQIEPAMLEAIAGAKHTVDVEAFALTSRDFLTALETAAARGVTVRVLLDAKQSYNHRSAARLLRAGISVKYYTPYQGEYLHAKIVNIDQGRILFVGSANFSYHGFSVNHEGDLELTFVPRMGSVVASDFNTQWGRGGDVAASASGQYGSSATY
- a CDS encoding acetyl-CoA C-acyltransferase, whose amino-acid sequence is MKEAVIVAGARSAIGRSGRGSLRHTRPDDFGAAVLKEMLSRVAFDPAEIDDIILGCATPEAEQGMNMARIVGLRAGLPTNVSGMTINRFCSSGLQSIALAAHGIMAGTYDAVVAGGVESMSRLPMGGYNLSPNPYLAENFPDAYISMGHTAEEVARRFGVSREDQDAFALRSHRLAAAANDAGKLDAQIVPLQVSVQETDEEGKTVIRSFTFSRDEGIRRDTTLNALAKLKPAFSLNGSVTAGNSSQTSDGAATVLMMSAERAAREGLKPIGVFRSFAVAGVDPDVMGIGPVAAVPKALEKAGLSLADIDLIELNEAFAAQAVQVIRALGMNEEIVNVNGGAIAIGHPLGCTGTRQAVDLLEELKRQNKRYGLVTMCIGGGMGAAGVIERV
- a CDS encoding phosphatase PAP2 family protein translates to MGEFQEYKRKTWISSWGAFDRFAVDWVIHNQWRQRYLHVWMKWLARIGAWLMIVVMILFMLWRILFFSDLSTISEVLGAMFSAVCTKLLIDVIAVKVGRVRPFVKRRLTPSVRKDEQDPSFPSNHAGGAFALAGYLAFHFSPLAPFLYVIAVGLAVSRVFCAFALPERSGGWGGRGTLVAFLVSLFLS
- a CDS encoding histidine triad nucleotide-binding protein, with product MESCVFCKIVRRELPSTILYENEHVMAFEDIAKMAPTHVLIIPKTHLQSVVELDSADGTLLTALQEAVVAVAKITGVYETGFRVITNVGEEAGQTVFHLHYHILGGRKLEVLLG
- a CDS encoding cupredoxin domain-containing protein produces the protein MIFIRAALLQVMAVCSILASTGFAAVAHAEEFHVAITTRGFVPNELHATDKGPIRIDIVNQTRQVHNFVLPKFYLFTQNLQPNEKTYVSFVPDKTGRFEYYSDTGGKKEQGYIGYLQIDHK